The Geomonas agri genome contains the following window.
CGAAGGAAGCCGGATCGATATCTACGGCGTCGGCACGCGCCTGGCTACCTGCGCCGGAGAGGGAGGGGGCGCTCTGGGTGGGGTGTACAAGCTGGTGTGCATGGATGGTGAACCGAAACTGAAGCTCACCAGCGACGTTGCCAAGGCCACGCTGCCTGACCGCAAAAAGGTTTTGCGCGCCCTTGCCCCGGACGGGTCCTTCATCCTGGACCTGATCGCGTTGCAGGACGAGGAGATCCTGCCCGGGGCGGTGGTCTTCGATCCTGCCAACCCGGTGCAGCACGTCCGAATCCCGGACCAGGCGCGACTGGTCGACCTGCGGTGCATGGTGATGAAAAACGGTAGCAGGTGCACTCCTACGCCGGACCTCGAGTCCAGCGCGGACCTTGCCTCCCAGCAACTGAAGCTATTGCCGGATGGGTGCCTGCGACTGGTGAACCCTCATATCTACAAGGTTTCCATCAGCGCCGGTGTCAATACGCTGCGCCTGAAGCTGATGAACCGGGTCCAGAGCAAATACCGCAGTTAGCGCCGGGCGCCGCACCAAGGCGGGAACCGGCACAGGAGGTACGCGATGCAACGCAGAGCCGCCCTGCTCGTGGTCGACGTACAAATCGATTTCTGCCCCGGAGGTGCCCTCGCCGTACCGAATGGCGACCAGGTGGTTCCCCTGCTGAACCGCTACCTCGAACTCTTCAACCAGCGGAGCGCGCCCGTCTTCGCTTCCCGTGACTGGCACCCGGAGCAGAGCAAACATTTCAAAGAACAGGGTGGAATCTGGCCCGTGCACTGCGTACAGGGAACTGCCGGTGCGGATTTCCATCCCGGCTTGAGGCTCCCAGAAGGGACCATCCTCATCTCCAAAGGGATGACCAACTGGGACAACGGCTATTCGGCACTGCAGGGGGTGACTGAAAACGGGACGCCGCTGGCCATGCTATTGCGTCGCATGGAACTGGACCGCCTGTACGTCGGGGGGCTGGCCACCGACTATTGCGTCAAGGAGTCGGTACTGGATGCACTCAAGGAGGGGTTCACGGTGACCGTGTTGACCGATGCCATACGCGGGGTCGAGGTGCAGGCGGGAGACTCGGAACATGCGCTGCAGGAGATGCTGGCGGCCGGCGCCGGGCAGGCGACCTTCGCCTCGGTGCGCAGCACACTTCAGGCCGAAGGTGAAGCCCACCTACCGGCGCGAACGGGGTGAATGGTCAGTTTTTGTTCGGTTTTTTATACCTGCACCATACAAAAATATGCTCCCGGCAAAATTCAGTGCCGCCGGGGCATTTTTTTTTGACAGCGTCCGGGAAACGCGCTAGATTACGCAACATTAAAACCTGCTAGCGCGGAGCCTACCATGATTAAGACGAACAATCTCAAGGTAAAAAGCATCACCCCGATCATTGCACCGAGCGATCTGCGGCAGGTCTTCCCGATCTCGGAGCAGTCCAGCGCCTGCGTGAGCGAAAGCCGCGCGGCCATCTCCAGCATTTTGAGGGGCGAGGACAAGCGGCTCATGGTCGTGGTCGGCCCCTGCTCCATCCATGACCCGAAGGGCGCACTCGAGTATGCCGAGAAACTTGCTGCCCTGGCCAAGGAAGTTTCCGAAGAACTCCTCTTGATCATGCGCGTCTACTTCGAGAAGCCGCGTACCACCATCGGCTGGAAAGGTCTCATCAACGACCCCGGCATGGACGGCACCCACCTTATCTCCAAGGGACTAGGCATCGCCCGCGGCCTGTTGTGCAAGGTGACCGAGATGGGGCTCCCCGTCGCAACCGAGATGCTCGACCCCATCACGCCGGAGTACTTGGCCGACCTCCTCTCCTGGGGGGCCATCGGGGCAAGGACCACCGAGTCCCAGACCCACCGCGAGATGGCCAGCGGCCTCTCCTTCCCGATCGGTTTCAAAAACGGCACCGACGGCAACCTCCAGATCGCCATTGATGCAATGAAGGCCGCGCTGCACCCCCACAGCTTCCTGGGCATCAACCGGGACGGTCTCACCTCCATCCTCCAGACCACCGGCAATCCGGACGTGCACATGGTGCTGCGCGGCGGCAATAAGAAGCCCAACTATTCGCCGGAGGATATCGCCAAGTCGGAGGAGATGCTCGCCAAGGCTGGGCTCAACCCGACCCTGATGGTGGACTGCAGCCACGGCAACTCCGAGAAGAAGTTCGAGCGCCAGACGGAAGTGCTGAAAAGCGTGGTCGACCAGATCGTCGCCGGCAACCGTTCCATCTCAGGCGTCATGATCGAGAGCTATCTGAAAGAGGGGAACCAGCCTATGCCGAAAAACCTCTCAGAGCTCACCTACGGCGTCTCCATCACCGACAGCTGCATCAGCTGGGAGACTACCGAAAAGGCGCTGCGCGAGGCGCACCAGAGGCTGAAGGCGTGCGGCGGAAGGAAGATCGGTTAGCCCGGAACGCAAAGGAAACCGAGGTCCGCGAAGGATACAGAGGTAAACCGAACCATCCATTGAATACAAAAAGGCCCCCGAGCTTGCGCCGGGGGCCTTTTCTTGTCCTGCTTTTTTATCCTGCCTTACTTGGCGGTAACCAGGTAGAGCGGTTTGACGAAGGTGGCATCGGTGGCTGCCCTCACCTCTTCCACCACGTCCGCGGGGACGGCGGAGTCGAGGGAGAGGATGACCATCGCCTCGCCTTTCTTCTCGCGACGGCCGAGGTTCATGGCTGCGATGTTAATCTCGTGCTTGCCGAGGATGGTGCCGATCTTGCCGATGATGCCCGGACGATCGCCGTAGGCCAGCAGCAGCATGTGCTCTTCCGGACGGAAGTCCATCTGGTAGTCACGCAACTTGACGATGCGCGGTACCCCTTCGAAC
Protein-coding sequences here:
- the pncA gene encoding bifunctional nicotinamidase/pyrazinamidase, with translation MQRRAALLVVDVQIDFCPGGALAVPNGDQVVPLLNRYLELFNQRSAPVFASRDWHPEQSKHFKEQGGIWPVHCVQGTAGADFHPGLRLPEGTILISKGMTNWDNGYSALQGVTENGTPLAMLLRRMELDRLYVGGLATDYCVKESVLDALKEGFTVTVLTDAIRGVEVQAGDSEHALQEMLAAGAGQATFASVRSTLQAEGEAHLPARTG
- a CDS encoding 3-deoxy-7-phosphoheptulonate synthase, which produces MIKTNNLKVKSITPIIAPSDLRQVFPISEQSSACVSESRAAISSILRGEDKRLMVVVGPCSIHDPKGALEYAEKLAALAKEVSEELLLIMRVYFEKPRTTIGWKGLINDPGMDGTHLISKGLGIARGLLCKVTEMGLPVATEMLDPITPEYLADLLSWGAIGARTTESQTHREMASGLSFPIGFKNGTDGNLQIAIDAMKAALHPHSFLGINRDGLTSILQTTGNPDVHMVLRGGNKKPNYSPEDIAKSEEMLAKAGLNPTLMVDCSHGNSEKKFERQTEVLKSVVDQIVAGNRSISGVMIESYLKEGNQPMPKNLSELTYGVSITDSCISWETTEKALREAHQRLKACGGRKIG